Genomic DNA from Streptomyces sp. NBC_01571:
TCGGCGACGACGGCGCGCAGTCGGCCCGGGTCGGCGTCGAGGAGGGTCCGGTGCAGGCCGCCGAGGATGATCCGGTCGGGATTGAGGATGTTGACCAGTCCCGCGAGTCCGAGGCCCAGCCGGTCGATCAGGGCCTCGGTGGCCGTGCGTACGGACGGGTCGGTGTAGTGGTTGCGGATGAGTTCGTTGGACTCCTCGAGCAGGGACACCTCGGGGCCCGGGTCGCGACCCGCCGCCGTGAGGAACGCCAGGGGGTCGGCCTCGACGTCCAGGCAGCCGCGGCTGCCGCAGTGGCAGGGGCGGCCCTCGGGGTTGACGGTGAGGTGGCCGACTTCGAGGGCGAGGCCCGAACTGCCGGTGTGCAGGCGGCCGTCGAGCACCAGCGCGCCGCCGACGCCCCGGTGCCCGGTGGCGACGCAGAGCAGGTCGCGTGAGCCGCGGCCCGCTCCGTGCCGGTGTTCGGCGAGGGCGGCGAGGTTGACGTCGTTGGCCGCGAAGGCCGGCCCCTGGATGCCCGCCGCGCGCACCCGCTCGGCGAAGATCTGACGCACCGGGGCACCAGCGGGCCAGGCCAGGTGCAACGGGTTGAGGGCGAGTCCGTCCGGTTCGGCGACGGCGGACGGCACGGCAAGTCCGGCGCCCACGCAGCGCCGTCCGGTCACGCGGAGCAGTTCGGCGCCCG
This window encodes:
- a CDS encoding ROK family protein, with amino-acid sequence MNGKAGPRVAGEGNTRTRLDRGRGALGPALELVHTGRAPTRAVLTAELGVTRATAGAVAAELEALGLIRVDARPGAAAGSQGRPSHRLEVAEDGPVALAAQVHADGFRAALVGLGGRIVATAPGCETVDADPAKVLGSVVEAGAELLRVTGRRCVGAGLAVPSAVAEPDGLALNPLHLAWPAGAPVRQIFAERVRAAGIQGPAFAANDVNLAALAEHRHGAGRGSRDLLCVATGHRGVGGALVLDGRLHTGSSGLALEVGHLTVNPEGRPCHCGSRGCLDVEADPLAFLTAAGRDPGPEVSLLEESNELIRNHYTDPSVRTATEALIDRLGLGLAGLVNILNPDRIILGGLHRTLLDADPGRLRAVVADRSLWGQSGGVPILACTLDHNSLVGAAELAWQPVLDDPPAALAHA